A stretch of the Haloarcula ordinaria genome encodes the following:
- a CDS encoding sulfatase: protein MRTLYIDIDSLRADHVGAYGYDAETTPNLDSFAQDAVAFDRAYVANSPCLPSRAALLTGRYGLRNGIETHGPQSQLLNHPANEVEWAGTWSDHVPGREWWSLPRLFYEERVPTVAVTSFPRHPAPWFNDTWHEIYQIQEPVGNRESFQTPRAESVVDTAIDALSEYDDDLFMYVQLWDPHGPYRRSDDEVAEFADGPAPPYPTVEQIANHQTWDAWRSATHMEIENRADLRRMIANYDAEIHYADRHLGRLFERLKQRGLYEETLIIVTGDHGEEFGEHGLYREHWSTHDGTQRVPLLVKPPADAAAETGHRSQLVTNVDMAPTVAEFAGLEAPARWQGRSLCPVIESGDVDWRDAVFVDHGLYTAQRALRTDQWKLIRTYHAGMWDDAIPELQLYDMETDPWEQTNLAEENPEVVSRLESRLATLVESRQGPYRDALREVAERGPAGYRAFQEDFNGVSTSGRD from the coding sequence CCAACTCGCCATGTCTCCCCTCCCGGGCGGCGCTCCTCACGGGCCGCTATGGCCTCCGAAACGGGATCGAGACACACGGCCCCCAGTCCCAGCTCCTCAACCATCCCGCGAACGAGGTCGAGTGGGCCGGAACCTGGAGTGACCACGTCCCAGGCCGTGAATGGTGGAGTCTTCCCCGGCTGTTCTATGAAGAACGGGTCCCGACCGTGGCCGTCACGTCGTTTCCCCGACACCCGGCCCCGTGGTTCAACGACACCTGGCACGAGATTTATCAGATACAGGAGCCGGTCGGAAATCGAGAGTCCTTCCAGACCCCGCGGGCTGAATCAGTCGTCGACACAGCAATCGACGCGCTATCGGAGTATGACGACGACCTGTTTATGTACGTCCAGCTGTGGGATCCACACGGGCCGTATCGGCGGTCCGACGACGAGGTCGCGGAGTTCGCGGATGGACCGGCACCACCGTACCCGACGGTTGAGCAGATAGCTAACCACCAGACATGGGACGCGTGGCGCTCTGCGACGCATATGGAGATCGAGAACCGGGCGGACCTCCGGCGAATGATTGCGAACTACGACGCCGAGATACACTATGCAGATCGACATCTCGGCAGACTCTTCGAGCGTCTCAAGCAGAGAGGACTGTACGAAGAGACGCTCATCATCGTCACCGGCGACCACGGCGAGGAATTCGGAGAACACGGTCTGTATCGAGAGCATTGGAGCACTCACGATGGAACACAGCGCGTTCCTCTGCTGGTCAAGCCACCCGCAGACGCAGCTGCTGAGACCGGCCACCGATCGCAACTCGTGACGAACGTTGATATGGCACCCACGGTGGCAGAGTTCGCGGGTCTCGAGGCCCCAGCACGGTGGCAGGGTCGTTCACTTTGTCCCGTCATCGAGTCAGGTGACGTGGACTGGCGGGACGCGGTATTCGTGGATCACGGTCTGTATACCGCCCAGCGAGCGCTCCGTACCGACCAGTGGAAGCTCATCAGAACATATCACGCTGGGATGTGGGACGACGCCATTCCAGAGCTGCAACTCTACGATATGGAGACGGACCCGTGGGAACAGACAAACCTGGCCGAGGAGAACCCTGAAGTCGTTTCCCGTCTTGAATCCCGCTTAGCGACACTTGTTGAGAGCCGACAAGGCCCATACCGGGATGCCCTCCGCGAGGTCGCCGAACGCGGACCGGCCGGCTATCGGGCTTTCCAGGAGGACTTCAACGGAGTATCCACATCCGGAAGAGACTGA